Proteins encoded within one genomic window of Gammaproteobacteria bacterium:
- a CDS encoding polysaccharide biosynthesis/export family protein — protein sequence MLDKTTLNRLAHGTALLVMLAMAFGASAADTPPARDPYRINPGDILQVSVWKEPDLQMQLLVNPDGHFAFPLAGDVAAEGKTVEEIRQELAAKLGKLIPDVVVTVSTLKLEGNKIYVLGQVTRPGEFVITRAVDVMQAISMAGGTTPFAKQDDVRILRRGADGAQIAIPFRYSEVQEGRKLDQNIVLRAGDTVVVP from the coding sequence ATGCTCGACAAGACGACGCTCAACCGGCTCGCGCACGGTACCGCACTGCTCGTGATGCTGGCCATGGCCTTCGGCGCCTCGGCAGCCGACACCCCGCCGGCCCGCGACCCCTACCGCATCAATCCGGGCGACATCCTCCAGGTCTCGGTCTGGAAGGAGCCCGATCTGCAGATGCAGTTGCTGGTCAATCCCGACGGCCACTTCGCCTTCCCGCTGGCCGGCGACGTCGCCGCCGAGGGCAAGACGGTGGAGGAGATCCGCCAGGAACTCGCCGCAAAGCTCGGCAAGCTGATCCCGGATGTCGTCGTCACGGTGAGCACGCTGAAGCTCGAAGGCAACAAGATCTACGTGCTGGGCCAGGTCACGCGGCCGGGCGAATTCGTCATCACCCGGGCGGTGGACGTCATGCAGGCGATCAGCATGGCCGGCGGCACCACGCCGTTCGCCAAGCAGGATGACGTCAGGATCCTGCGCCGTGGCGCGGACGGTGCGCAGATCGCCATCCCGTTCCGCTACAGCGAGGTGCAGGAAGGCCGCAAGCTCGACCAGAACATCGTGCTGCGCGCCGGCGATACGGTGGTCGTGCCCTGA
- a CDS encoding undecaprenyl/decaprenyl-phosphate alpha-N-acetylglucosaminyl 1-phosphate transferase, giving the protein MTDLLASALGCALTAALIFVLRPVAMSVGLVDVPDARKSHQGPIPLVGGLAIFASVLAASLVPGLTGLSIAAPEDLSFVVAGLILVGVGLVDDFIELSPASRFLAQALATLAMVYGARVVLADLGAMTPSGAMLELGLAAMPFTLFATVGVINALNMCDGLDGLSGSQALVSLAGFGLALVLWGPDGNAGLLMVMAGGIVGFLLFNLRLPGRARASIFLGDAGSMFLGFALTWFAISLSQGPDRVIKPAAALWFIMVPVMDAVAMMLRRVVRGRSPFSPDREHLHHIFLLAGFSVNQTVAIMALLGAAGVAVGLLGTWLGVPDLLLAGAFLLAGMLYFWMIMHSWRVMRFLRRSICRRRSLMADRRSNVDRRQSAGHGYAGPERRSGVERRQALPRRAGDMERNRACLPPQRKLPESRLPQEAAAARLGSLHGSGVG; this is encoded by the coding sequence ATGACCGACCTCCTGGCCAGCGCCCTGGGTTGCGCCCTGACCGCGGCACTCATCTTCGTGCTGCGGCCGGTCGCCATGAGCGTGGGCCTGGTGGACGTGCCGGACGCCCGCAAGAGCCACCAGGGCCCCATCCCGCTGGTCGGCGGACTCGCCATCTTCGCCAGCGTGCTCGCCGCATCGCTGGTACCCGGCCTCACCGGGCTGTCGATCGCCGCTCCCGAGGACCTGAGCTTCGTGGTGGCGGGGCTGATCCTCGTCGGTGTCGGGCTGGTGGATGACTTCATCGAGCTCTCGCCCGCATCGCGCTTCCTCGCGCAGGCGCTGGCGACACTGGCCATGGTCTATGGCGCCAGGGTGGTGCTGGCGGACCTCGGTGCGATGACGCCCTCGGGTGCGATGCTGGAACTCGGGCTGGCTGCCATGCCGTTCACCCTGTTCGCGACCGTGGGCGTAATCAACGCCCTGAACATGTGCGATGGCCTCGACGGGCTGAGCGGCAGCCAGGCGCTGGTTTCGCTGGCCGGCTTCGGGCTGGCGCTGGTGCTGTGGGGCCCGGACGGCAATGCCGGCCTGCTGATGGTGATGGCCGGAGGCATCGTCGGCTTCCTGCTGTTCAACCTGCGCCTGCCGGGGCGGGCCCGTGCCTCGATATTCCTCGGTGATGCCGGCAGCATGTTCCTGGGCTTCGCGCTCACCTGGTTCGCCATCTCGCTGTCGCAGGGACCTGACCGGGTCATCAAGCCTGCCGCCGCGCTCTGGTTCATCATGGTTCCCGTCATGGACGCCGTGGCGATGATGCTGCGCCGGGTGGTGCGCGGGCGCTCGCCGTTCTCGCCGGATCGCGAGCACCTGCACCACATCTTCCTGCTGGCCGGCTTCAGCGTGAACCAGACAGTGGCCATCATGGCGCTGCTGGGCGCAGCCGGCGTGGCCGTGGGCCTGCTGGGCACCTGGCTCGGCGTGCCGGACCTGCTGCTGGCCGGTGCCTTCCTGCTGGCGGGCATGCTCTACTTCTGGATGATCATGCACTCATGGCGCGTCATGCGTTTCCTGCGCCGCTCGATTTGCCGGCGGCGCAGCCTGATGGCGGACCGGCGCTCGAACGTCGATCGCCGCCAGTCGGCCGGGCATGGTTACGCGGGGCCGGAACGGCGCTCCGGCGTGGAGCGCCGCCAGGCGCTGCCACGCCGTGCGGGAGACATGGAGCGCAACCGTGCCTGCCTGCCGCCCCAGCGCAAGCTGCCCGAGTCGCGCCTGCCTCAGGAGGCGGCCGCGGCGCGCCTGGGCTCGCTGCACGGGTCAGGTGTCGGCTGA